GCTTTCAATATAGCTATTAATATATCATATTTTGACGCTCTCCTCGACTGAAGTCGGGAGATTCTCGGTTTGTTGGGGCTTTCATTAGCCTTCTTCCTACCGTGTTCTGGGCACTCAAGGGTGCCCCTACCATGGGCACGTAGCCTACAGTCATGAACCTTCTCAGATGTAACATCTAAGCCTCATGAAGGCTTCAGGATAGTGGTAGGGCTCACCGACCCTACAATCATTCATCCCCTCAAGCTCATCCTCCCACCTATCAATAACCGAGAAGTCTAGGAGGATCTCACCACTCCTAACAAGAGCATCATTATGCCTACCTCATTTCCTACCATCCGAAGCCATCTAACAAAACCAAACAAACAGACGAAAGAAGCAAAAACCTTAGACACTGACCCTTCACATCAACTTCGAAGAGTTACCAAAATCCCTACACCACCCTTTTTTAGATTACTGCTTGAGACTACTTTTGCCTAGCCTTTTCAACACCTCTTCCAAAACCATCTGATACAAGGGTTCTTCTTTCTCTACATGCTTAGCACCCATTATGCTTAGCTCTTTGATGCTTTCTTTAGCGGAGTCGAGTGAATCCTGCCTTATGCGGGGGAGCAGACTAAGGATGGTCTTATGCTCCTCCTTCAACTGGAGGATTAAACGCTCCTCCTGTGGTCTAATATTCAAGATGGCAGGGAAGACGGTTTTCTCCTCGCGGCTGAAGTGGGGAACCATAACGTTTTTCAAAAAAAGCAGAAGATCTCTGATCGCTGAGTGAGGGTCCTTATCCAACTTGCTTAGCAGTTCCTCGAATCTCTTGCCGATTATGTAATGCTCATAGTTTTGCTCCTTTAGAGCTTCTAACAACTCCTCAAGTCTCATACAGCGGAGTAGCCGATCTTCTAGTAAATATGTTTTGCTCAAGCATGTAGAACCAGACCTAAAAGACAAGAAGGAGAAGTTCCAAAAGCTTTGTTACTGAAGGTGAAATGAGGCAATATGGTTAGACGAAGGGGCATCTTAAGGCTCGGGATGGTACGCTATAGATCTGAGGCCTTGAAGGAGAATTGTAAAAAAGCTCTTAGAGGAAGGCTACATACGCCGTAGCTGCAACAGCACCTCAAGCTAAGCCGCAACGTTCAAATACCTATGTTCGGTTTTACTTTTGAGGAGTAAAAATGAAAAGAGCTCTACTAGGAGTGGTGGTGATAGGTTTACTTCTACTATCGATGTTGATGGCGACAATACCCGCCCAAGCCAAACACTTCCACAGAAATTGCGAGGGGTGTCTTCGTCTTCTATGGGTTTAGTTCTCCACCTTGGTATCCTCCTGAGCAAGAAACCGATAGCTATCGCTGGGCTCCAAAATATCGTTGGGCTTCACCATCAATAACCGTTAAGGTGAATCCTACTGCAAGCGGCTTTTCTTCTGAATACTTGAATGACGTACTCGACGAGGTTAAAAAAGGCTTTAAGGTATGGGATTCAGCATCCGGACCTTGGAGCGTTACAGTTGAGCGGGATGATTCGGTAGGTCCAAGCCCAATCTATCCTGACGGCATAAATACTGTTTCGTGGGGAACAGTAGATGGTCCCGGTGGGGCTGTGGCAGTTACATATTACTGGTATTACACCAACACCAAGGAGCTGATAGATGTTGATACCATTTTCGATGTTGCAGAGCCTTGGTCTATTTCCCTTGAGGTTCCATCAGACAAGTTCGATGTTTGGAACACAGCCGCCCACGAAGCTGGGCACTTCCTCGTTCTTCAAGACCTCAATTCGCCCAGGGATGGCGCGTTAACTATGCATGCTTATACGTGGCTTGGAGACAGTCTAAAGAGAACTTTGGGTAGTGGAGATATCTTAGGTGTTAGGGCTATCTACGGCGAGTAGCTCTTACCCACCCCTTTTTTTGTTGCGTGAGTATGATCGAGTCTTCGCCCTTCTTCTCTTGTAGATTTCTGAGACGTTGTATAGTGTCTCTCTACCCCAGACTTCTTCGAGTGCTGTGAGGAGCTTTTCACCTTTCTTTGATAGGGCGTAGTGTATTCTACCCCTCTTTCTTTTCCCACCTTTCTTGACGAGGAGTCCGAGCTCTTCTAGGTAGTGTATCCAGCGCCAAGCGGTTGTGGAGGCATACGTAGGCTTACCTAGATAGTTTGCTAAGCCATATATGTGGATGGGTTGATGCTGCTTGATCACTCTTAAAATCTTGAGGAGGTTCTTGACATCTGGCATACGTAATATGCGACATATATCCATATGTATATGTTTCCTTGGGTTGGATTCGTATGGGGCTCGGTTTAGGATGGGGTAGCGGAGACCTTTCGGCGGCGCTTGTGCGTGTTCGCCGCTTGTTCACTGTTTGCGTATCTGCCCTATTCTCTCGGCGCGTGTCCACTTGACCCTCCTTTTTAGTAGGATGTCGAAGAGGGCTTTTATGGTGAAGGCGTCGATTAGGTGTTTGTATCCTACTACGAAGAAGGGGGCGTAGGCGACCAGTCGCGGATCCTCTTCGTCGATTTCGATTGCGAGTAGGCTGAGTAGTGTTTGGAGGGTGGTGAAGAGGAGGAGGGTGGAGGCGATGTAGGTGTATGCGCCGTTGAGTATGGCGATGGCCGCTGAGGCCCAAACAGCCATTCCGGCGAAGGGGATGAAGCCCATCGATATTAGGATGAAGGGGAAGCCGAGCCTTTGGAGGAAGCCGTATCTTGGGTTTGTGAAGGCGTCTCTGTGCTTGAAGATCGTTTGGAAGTTGCCCCTGTACCACCTCATCCTCTGCCTGTATAGGTCTTTTAGGGTCTGGGGGGCTTCGGTGTATGCTACTGCGTAGGAGCTTGCTTGGACTATGCTGCCTGACTTCAGGGTCTTCACCGTGACGTCGAAGTCTTCGGTCAGGGTGTCTCTGTCGTAGAGTCCGCCTGCTTCTAGCACACCCCTCCTGAATGCGCCTAAGGCTCCTGGTACGACTGTAACAGCCCCGAACACGTCTAGCGCCCTCCTGAAGATGTTGATGCTCGTTACGTATTCGAGGGCTTGGCATCTTGTAAGCCAGTTCACCCTGTTGAGGACCTTGATGTTGCCGCATACGGCTGCGACCTTCGGGTCTCTGAACCTCTTCACGATCTCCTTCAGAGCATCCCTTCCGACGATGCTATCTGCGTCGACGGTTACGACGATTTCTCCTCTTGCGAATCTTAGTCCGAAGTTGAGGGCTGAGTACTTACCGCCGTTGGGTTTGTGGAGGACCTTCACACCCTTGTAGCTTGATGCTATCGCTAGGGTTCTATCTGTGGACCCGTCATCAACGACTATTATCTCCTTGCTCGGGTAGTCAGCCTCTAGGAGCGCTTCAATCGTCCTCGCTATGACCTTCTCCTCATTATATGCTGGCACGATTACGCTTACGGTAGGGTAGATGGGAGGAGCCTCATCAAGGCTCTCCAAGCATTTATGGTACACCGCTAACGGCACGGCTAGGAAGCTGCTCCAGAATGTTATGGTGAGCCCGGTTGCCACGACTATTAGGGTGAGTGACGCTCCAACCTCATAGGCTTCTAGCGCTGTGGCGAAGCCGAAGATAAATGGGAGTGATATGAGGGCTATGGAGAAGAGGGATGGGATTCTGCTGCCTCTCCTCAACCAGCCTTCTGACCTGAATCGAAGAAGGAGAAGAAAGTATATGGTTAGGGCTGCGGCTGAGAGGAGGGAGAGCCACGTGAGAAAAGAGGGCGTGAAGAGGACGAAGAGGGCGAGCACCAAGTATGTGGATAGGGCTAGGGGGAGCAGCTTTAGCAGCCTTCTGTATTCGGCTCTCATCGCTGCTACCTATTGCCCTCCAACTCCTCCAATACCTTCTCCAATGTTTCCGCCTCAGCCTTAAGTGAAGCCTCCTCCCTCTTCACAACTATCTGCCGCAGTAGGTCCCCTACCTTCTGTTGGAGCTCCTGCGCCGACTCAGCTTCTACAACTTGTATCCCGTAGCTTTTAGCAAGAAGTTTAGCCTTCACATCGAGCTTCGGCATCGCCACCAAAATTCTTTCGCTCGCCTCAACGTCCAATGTTTTGGCGAAGAATGCGAGGACCAGTGTCTCGTTCACCTCCCCCTCCTGTGTAACCACCTCTGCAACCACGTCAACCCTCCCATCGCTCCCTTTCGACCAGAGGGCGTAGTCGAAGTCGAGCTCTACGCCGCTTCGACCCCTTATGGTGGCTGGCGCTTCTAATCTCCAGATGCTGCTGAACTTCTCAAGCGTGGGTTTGAGGTCCACGGTCTCCCTCATAACAAGCTCCCGCTTTTGGGGGTTGAGCCTATAGGAGTTGACTTCCCTTACTACGAGGTCGTCTTCGTCGAAGCTGTGTCCGCTTGGGCAGGTGTAGCGCCTCCTAGGGTTGGATGAAGAGCCTCTGCAGTTTAAGCAGCTGTACAGTATCCCTGGTCTGCGGTAGTCTACGCCTATGGCTTTAAGGGCTCTGCCGCACCTCGGGCATGTGAGCCCACCCTCCTTCCTGAAGCTCTTCTCCAGGTCTAGGTGGCCGCAGGCTAGATGCTCGATCATAACACCCCTCACCAGATTCGGCGACCCGCAGGTTGGGCACCGAATCTGTAGCAGGAGCTTGGGGGAGCCGCAGCTGGGGCAGACGGCAACATTATCGACCACGCTACTGCTCAAGACGCCGAGTGAGCTCAGCTCCCTTAGGATGTATTCGAGCTCCTCATCTGAGGCTCCGGTTACACTAGCAGCGGCTGGGTAGCTGACGCCGCGCTCAGCATCCAGCTTCGGCTCCAGAACCTCTATCACCCCATCCCTCAGCGC
This genomic interval from Nitrososphaerota archaeon contains the following:
- a CDS encoding hemerythrin domain-containing protein, whose product is MSKTYLLEDRLLRCMRLEELLEALKEQNYEHYIIGKRFEELLSKLDKDPHSAIRDLLLFLKNVMVPHFSREEKTVFPAILNIRPQEERLILQLKEEHKTILSLLPRIRQDSLDSAKESIKELSIMGAKHVEKEEPLYQMVLEEVLKRLGKSSLKQ
- a CDS encoding matrixin family metalloprotease → MNPTASGFSSEYLNDVLDEVKKGFKVWDSASGPWSVTVERDDSVGPSPIYPDGINTVSWGTVDGPGGAVAVTYYWYYTNTKELIDVDTIFDVAEPWSISLEVPSDKFDVWNTAAHEAGHFLVLQDLNSPRDGALTMHAYTWLGDSLKRTLGSGDILGVRAIYGE
- a CDS encoding glycosyltransferase, whose product is MRAEYRRLLKLLPLALSTYLVLALFVLFTPSFLTWLSLLSAAALTIYFLLLLRFRSEGWLRRGSRIPSLFSIALISLPFIFGFATALEAYEVGASLTLIVVATGLTITFWSSFLAVPLAVYHKCLESLDEAPPIYPTVSVIVPAYNEEKVIARTIEALLEADYPSKEIIVVDDGSTDRTLAIASSYKGVKVLHKPNGGKYSALNFGLRFARGEIVVTVDADSIVGRDALKEIVKRFRDPKVAAVCGNIKVLNRVNWLTRCQALEYVTSINIFRRALDVFGAVTVVPGALGAFRRGVLEAGGLYDRDTLTEDFDVTVKTLKSGSIVQASSYAVAYTEAPQTLKDLYRQRMRWYRGNFQTIFKHRDAFTNPRYGFLQRLGFPFILISMGFIPFAGMAVWASAAIAILNGAYTYIASTLLLFTTLQTLLSLLAIEIDEEDPRLVAYAPFFVVGYKHLIDAFTIKALFDILLKRRVKWTRAERIGQIRKQ